One window of the Agrobacterium larrymoorei genome contains the following:
- a CDS encoding alpha-hydroxy acid oxidase — MTSPIFAAKSARRLDSVLSLDDFEALARRHLPAPLFGYIAGGSETNASRRMNEEAFEAISFAPRVLRNVSARTTAANLFGEEWRAPFGIAPMGISALMAYRGDLVLAEAAQASGIPMIMSGSSLIRLEDVATAAPRSWFQAYLPGEPEKIDALIERVAKAGFKTLVLTVDTAVLANRENNVRAGFSTPLRPSLRLAWQGLTHPKWTVETFMRTIINQGIPHFENSFATRGAPIIASNVMRDFGKKDHLDWSHVARIRERWTGNLVIKGILHPEDAKIAVENGVDGIVVSNHGGRQLDGAMAPLTALPGIVSSIGNAVPIMLDGGIRRGTDIVKALALGAQFVFVGRPFLYAATVGGMAGVAKAAAILHNELHRNIGLLGLTSIKDIADERPVRHRIPTVG; from the coding sequence ATGACATCCCCCATCTTCGCGGCAAAATCTGCACGACGTCTGGACAGCGTCCTTTCGCTTGATGATTTTGAAGCGCTGGCGAGGCGCCACCTCCCTGCGCCTTTGTTCGGCTATATCGCGGGCGGAAGTGAAACAAACGCCTCACGTCGGATGAATGAGGAGGCATTCGAGGCGATAAGCTTTGCGCCGCGTGTTCTAAGAAACGTCTCGGCCCGTACCACGGCGGCTAACCTGTTTGGAGAAGAGTGGAGAGCACCTTTCGGTATCGCGCCGATGGGCATCAGCGCCCTGATGGCCTACCGTGGTGATCTCGTCCTAGCCGAAGCGGCGCAGGCCTCAGGCATTCCAATGATCATGAGCGGGTCTTCGTTGATCCGGCTTGAGGACGTTGCCACGGCCGCACCGCGCTCCTGGTTTCAGGCCTATCTGCCAGGTGAGCCGGAGAAAATCGATGCTCTCATCGAACGCGTTGCGAAAGCGGGTTTCAAGACATTGGTCCTCACCGTCGACACGGCAGTGCTGGCTAACCGCGAAAACAACGTCCGAGCGGGCTTCTCTACCCCGTTACGCCCCAGCTTGCGTCTCGCCTGGCAAGGGCTCACTCACCCCAAGTGGACGGTCGAAACCTTCATGCGGACGATCATCAACCAAGGGATACCCCATTTTGAGAACTCCTTTGCCACACGCGGCGCTCCGATCATCGCCTCGAACGTGATGCGCGATTTCGGAAAGAAGGATCACCTGGACTGGAGCCACGTCGCCAGAATCCGCGAAAGGTGGACTGGCAACCTCGTCATCAAAGGTATTCTACACCCCGAGGACGCCAAGATCGCAGTAGAGAACGGCGTTGATGGCATCGTTGTTTCGAACCACGGCGGACGTCAACTCGACGGAGCAATGGCTCCACTTACCGCGTTGCCCGGTATTGTCTCGAGTATCGGCAACGCCGTTCCCATCATGTTGGATGGGGGCATTAGGCGAGGCACCGACATCGTAAAAGCGCTGGCCTTGGGCGCACAGTTTGTTTTCGTTGGGAGGCCGTTCCTCTATGCTGCCACTGTTGGTGGTATGGCGGGCGTGGCAAAAGCGGCCGCAATCTTGCATAATGAACTTCACCGCAACATTGGCTTGCTTGGGCTGACGTCAATCAAAGACATTGCTGATGAACGACCTGTGAGACATCGTATCCCGACGGTCGGGTAA
- a CDS encoding tripartite tricarboxylate transporter permease produces the protein MAFLDVLMLGFSEALTPTNLMFCFIGALLGTLIGVLPGIGPTATVAILLPVTFFLPPLGALIMLAGIFYGAQYGGSTTAILVNLPGEASAVVTAIDGYQMARKGRAGAALAIAALGSFFAGTVSTIALAVAGPTLSSFALSFGPAEYVSLCIFGLLAATILAHGSVVKAIGMVCLGLVLGMVGIDVNSGSARMTFGSTDLYDGIEFVVIAVGLFGIAEIATNLESKEVRGVLQSKIGRLWPTREEFKESWGAVLRGTGVGTILGVLPGGGATLSAFSAYSVEKRMSKTPEKFGHGAIAGVAGPEAANNAGAQSSFIPLLTLGIPSNSIMAMMLGAMTIHGITPGPSVIQNQPGLFWGLVASMWIGNAMLLVINLPLIGLWVKLLQIPYRIMYPAILLFCCVGVYSVSNRGFDVALVILFGVLGYVLRKAKCEPGPLLLGFVLGPLLETNLRRAMLLSQGDWLVFFERPISAVLLALTALMLLTLILPTIRKNRKAAFEASED, from the coding sequence ATGGCATTTCTCGACGTCTTGATGCTTGGCTTCTCGGAAGCATTGACACCGACAAATTTGATGTTTTGCTTCATCGGGGCGCTTCTTGGCACCTTGATCGGCGTTTTGCCTGGCATTGGCCCGACCGCAACCGTTGCAATTCTCTTACCCGTCACATTCTTCCTGCCGCCACTCGGCGCGCTGATCATGCTGGCCGGCATTTTTTATGGCGCGCAATATGGTGGCTCCACAACGGCGATCCTTGTGAACCTTCCCGGTGAAGCTTCGGCTGTCGTAACCGCGATCGACGGATACCAGATGGCTCGAAAAGGTCGGGCCGGTGCGGCACTGGCGATTGCGGCGTTAGGTTCATTCTTCGCGGGCACTGTTTCCACGATTGCGCTGGCGGTCGCAGGTCCGACGCTTTCGTCCTTCGCTCTTTCCTTCGGGCCCGCAGAATACGTATCGCTCTGCATCTTCGGTTTGTTGGCAGCGACGATCTTGGCGCATGGCTCCGTGGTCAAGGCAATCGGCATGGTTTGCCTTGGCCTTGTGCTCGGCATGGTTGGCATCGACGTCAACAGCGGTTCGGCCCGCATGACTTTCGGATCAACGGATCTTTATGACGGCATCGAGTTTGTCGTCATCGCTGTTGGTCTTTTCGGGATTGCGGAGATCGCAACCAATCTCGAATCGAAGGAGGTCCGCGGCGTTCTACAGAGCAAGATCGGTCGCCTATGGCCGACGCGTGAAGAATTCAAAGAAAGCTGGGGCGCGGTCCTGCGCGGCACAGGCGTCGGCACCATTCTGGGTGTTTTGCCTGGCGGCGGCGCAACGCTGAGTGCTTTCAGTGCCTATTCGGTTGAGAAGCGCATGTCCAAGACGCCGGAAAAGTTCGGTCATGGCGCTATCGCCGGCGTGGCTGGGCCGGAAGCCGCGAACAATGCCGGTGCGCAATCGTCCTTCATTCCGCTCCTGACTCTCGGCATTCCCTCCAACTCCATCATGGCCATGATGCTTGGTGCGATGACGATCCACGGCATCACGCCCGGACCATCCGTCATCCAGAACCAGCCCGGCCTGTTCTGGGGGCTGGTGGCGTCAATGTGGATCGGTAATGCGATGCTCCTCGTGATCAACCTTCCGTTGATCGGGCTCTGGGTAAAGTTGCTGCAAATCCCTTACCGCATCATGTACCCGGCCATCCTGTTGTTCTGCTGCGTAGGTGTCTACAGCGTCAGCAACCGTGGTTTCGATGTCGCCCTGGTCATCCTGTTTGGTGTTCTGGGTTACGTTCTGCGTAAGGCGAAATGCGAACCAGGCCCGCTCCTTCTCGGGTTTGTTCTCGGTCCATTGCTGGAGACGAACCTGCGACGCGCCATGCTGCTTTCGCAGGGTGACTGGCTGGTGTTTTTCGAGCGACCGATAAGCGCCGTCCTTCTCGCACTCACGGCCCTCATGTTGCTGACTTTGATTTTGCCGACCATTCGTAAAAACAGGAAAGCTGCGTTCGAGGCGAGCGAAGACTAA
- a CDS encoding tripartite tricarboxylate transporter TctB family protein, with amino-acid sequence MNMKSATKTRDFPDILAGCVMIFLGALGLWAGRDLSFGTPGMMGPGFLPRSLCVIIALIGAVVLIKALTKPYEALDAVNPKPLIILVIGIAGFAFAAESLGFVVATIWLLVVGSLADPESRWREIFISTAILTTLGALLFIYGLGVQMPIWPL; translated from the coding sequence ATGAACATGAAATCTGCAACCAAGACCCGGGACTTTCCCGATATTCTTGCTGGTTGTGTCATGATCTTTCTGGGAGCGCTTGGCCTTTGGGCCGGGCGTGACCTGTCATTCGGCACGCCGGGGATGATGGGGCCAGGCTTCCTGCCAAGGTCGCTTTGCGTCATCATAGCTCTGATCGGGGCCGTTGTGCTGATCAAGGCTTTGACCAAACCTTACGAAGCCCTTGATGCCGTCAATCCAAAGCCCTTGATCATTCTGGTCATCGGCATTGCTGGATTTGCTTTCGCCGCAGAAAGCCTTGGCTTCGTTGTTGCGACAATCTGGCTTCTTGTCGTTGGAAGTCTCGCTGACCCGGAATCGAGATGGCGAGAAATCTTCATCTCGACCGCGATCCTGACCACGCTCGGCGCGCTCCTCTTTATCTACGGACTCGGCGTCCAGATGCCCATTTGGCCTCTGTGA
- a CDS encoding Bug family tripartite tricarboxylate transporter substrate binding protein: MKRNVFALSLAVAALTASAQFAHAEWPKDRPIQMIVAFAPGGSTDVMARAMQPFLEKELGADIVIENRPGASGEIAYTALAKAKPDGYTFSFINTPGFLSMQVQRKLGYDPTTIKPVARIVDDPAAIVVPANSEIKTLADFVAAAKAKPGAVSYGSSGIGTDDHLAIIILGAESGTTITHIPFNGAGETRTAILGSQVTGGGLNVSEFAGNDTSGLRMINTFGKERSPQLPDVPTAIESGFNVEMTSERGIAAPREVPAEIADRFAAAVKATLDNPDFQKQAKQMALPLAYLSGPDWEKEMPNRLARFQEIWNKTPWVQQ, translated from the coding sequence TTGAAAAGAAACGTTTTCGCTCTCTCGCTCGCGGTCGCGGCTCTCACCGCATCCGCCCAATTTGCTCATGCCGAGTGGCCCAAGGATCGTCCGATCCAGATGATCGTTGCTTTTGCACCAGGTGGCAGCACCGATGTCATGGCACGCGCGATGCAGCCCTTCCTCGAAAAGGAGCTCGGGGCCGACATCGTCATCGAGAACCGCCCAGGTGCATCCGGCGAAATCGCCTACACGGCGCTGGCAAAGGCAAAGCCTGACGGATACACCTTCTCGTTCATCAATACGCCGGGTTTTCTCTCCATGCAGGTTCAGAGGAAGCTCGGATACGATCCCACGACGATAAAGCCGGTGGCGCGCATCGTTGATGATCCGGCCGCAATCGTTGTGCCAGCGAACTCTGAGATCAAAACGCTTGCTGATTTCGTGGCTGCGGCGAAGGCAAAGCCCGGTGCCGTATCCTACGGCTCCTCGGGTATCGGCACTGATGACCATCTGGCTATCATCATTCTCGGCGCCGAGTCCGGCACCACGATCACCCATATTCCGTTCAATGGGGCGGGCGAAACGCGCACGGCGATCCTAGGGTCTCAGGTCACCGGCGGTGGGCTGAACGTCAGCGAATTTGCCGGAAACGATACGTCTGGTCTCAGGATGATCAACACCTTTGGAAAAGAGAGGTCACCGCAGCTTCCAGACGTACCGACTGCCATTGAGTCCGGTTTCAATGTGGAGATGACTTCGGAGCGCGGTATTGCCGCCCCTCGTGAAGTGCCTGCTGAGATCGCCGATCGCTTTGCTGCAGCCGTCAAGGCGACGCTCGACAATCCCGACTTCCAGAAACAGGCCAAGCAAATGGCGTTGCCACTGGCGTATCTTAGTGGTCCCGATTGGGAAAAGGAAATGCCAAACCGCCTCGCCCGCTTCCAGGAAATCTGGAACAAGACGCCGTGGGTGCAGCAATGA
- a CDS encoding ABC transporter substrate-binding protein, whose amino-acid sequence MQQKLRRRAALAAIAALSLFTVSTTVSRAAEEKPISIAIQYGYAYLPVVVAEQKGFFSKQLAAKGINTTVEIKKISGAPAINDALISGTIDIGAYGLPGMLIAAEKTKNSIKIRGLAALVAGDNGFYTNKAEIKDLKDLGANDRIAVTSTTGQQGLLVRMAAKKAFGDAKHFDTMMVQLPHPDATSGLLAGGTISAYVAPHPYSDVLEANPKIHKLFNFSDYLGQQVTSGLLATTGKFIEDRKDASLAVVAAIEEADNFIRDNPKEAAEIFLASEKSSLNADQIENMLATVKDEWGVQPKGVMVFADFMFEAGLLKSKLAKWQDVFFEPVATGQGS is encoded by the coding sequence ATGCAACAGAAACTTCGCCGGCGCGCCGCTCTTGCCGCGATCGCCGCACTGTCGCTTTTCACAGTTTCAACCACCGTTTCCAGAGCCGCAGAAGAAAAGCCGATCTCGATCGCTATCCAATATGGGTATGCTTATCTGCCTGTTGTTGTCGCGGAGCAGAAGGGCTTCTTCTCCAAGCAACTGGCCGCAAAAGGCATCAACACGACCGTTGAGATCAAAAAGATCAGCGGTGCGCCTGCCATCAACGACGCCTTGATCAGCGGAACGATCGACATCGGTGCCTATGGCCTTCCCGGCATGCTGATCGCTGCGGAAAAGACGAAAAACTCGATCAAGATTCGCGGCCTTGCGGCACTTGTCGCAGGCGACAATGGTTTCTACACCAACAAGGCAGAGATCAAGGACCTCAAGGATCTCGGAGCCAATGATCGGATTGCCGTCACATCGACGACCGGTCAACAGGGTTTGCTGGTGCGAATGGCGGCAAAGAAAGCCTTCGGCGACGCAAAGCACTTCGACACGATGATGGTGCAACTGCCACATCCTGATGCAACGAGCGGCCTTCTTGCTGGTGGTACCATCAGCGCCTATGTTGCGCCCCATCCCTATAGCGATGTGCTAGAGGCAAACCCCAAGATCCACAAGCTTTTCAACTTCTCGGACTACCTCGGACAGCAGGTCACGAGCGGATTGTTGGCAACGACGGGCAAGTTCATCGAAGATCGTAAGGACGCCTCGCTCGCTGTCGTCGCAGCGATCGAGGAGGCCGATAACTTCATTCGCGACAATCCAAAAGAAGCGGCTGAAATCTTTTTAGCCTCGGAGAAATCGTCTCTCAATGCCGACCAAATCGAGAACATGCTGGCGACCGTCAAAGACGAGTGGGGCGTTCAGCCCAAAGGTGTGATGGTCTTCGCGGACTTCATGTTTGAAGCAGGCCTGCTGAAGTCGAAATTGGCCAAGTGGCAAGACGTGTTTTTTGAGCCTGTCGCAACTGGCCAAGGCAGCTGA
- a CDS encoding amidohydrolase family protein produces the protein MAGHSPHIAVREDWLALEQEEVLFPEMPIVDPHHHLWDRPGSRYLFDELLADARRGHSVQATVFVQSRSMYSADEPDELLKPVGEVEFANGIAARSASGLYGSFRACAAIVGSCDLMAGDRIEPVLDRMAAAGGERFRGIRNQTAWHEDPAIATNPVPPVKGLLLEPAFREGARRLGARGLTLDVWAYHTQLAEFEDLARACPDTTIILDHLGGPLGAGAYRGRRDEVLAVWQASMARIAHLPNVSVKLGGLAMGAGGFDFHLAQQPPSSEALAAAWDPYISYAIERFGTQRCMFESNFPVDKGMVSYRALWNAFKRLTQGASASEKQDLFFSTAARIYKLGIEPEGEF, from the coding sequence ATGGCTGGACATTCGCCCCATATCGCTGTGCGTGAAGACTGGCTCGCTCTGGAACAGGAGGAGGTTCTTTTCCCTGAGATGCCGATTGTGGACCCTCATCACCATCTGTGGGACCGCCCCGGTTCTCGATACTTGTTCGATGAACTCCTTGCTGACGCCCGGCGGGGCCATAGCGTCCAGGCGACGGTCTTCGTTCAGAGTAGGTCCATGTACAGCGCCGATGAACCGGACGAATTGCTCAAACCCGTGGGGGAGGTCGAATTCGCAAACGGCATTGCAGCGCGCTCCGCCTCCGGGCTCTATGGATCGTTCAGAGCGTGTGCCGCAATCGTTGGCTCGTGCGATCTGATGGCGGGTGACCGTATCGAACCAGTGCTTGATCGCATGGCCGCTGCTGGCGGAGAGCGCTTTCGCGGCATCCGCAACCAGACTGCCTGGCATGAAGATCCCGCGATTGCGACCAATCCCGTCCCCCCGGTAAAAGGGCTGCTTTTAGAGCCCGCATTCCGTGAGGGGGCACGCCGACTGGGCGCACGCGGTCTGACGCTCGATGTTTGGGCCTATCATACCCAACTCGCAGAGTTCGAGGATCTTGCGCGTGCCTGCCCGGATACCACGATCATTCTCGACCACCTTGGTGGCCCGCTTGGGGCTGGCGCCTATAGAGGAAGGCGAGACGAGGTGCTGGCCGTATGGCAGGCTTCCATGGCGAGGATCGCTCATCTACCGAATGTCTCCGTCAAGCTTGGTGGTCTGGCAATGGGGGCAGGCGGGTTCGACTTTCATCTTGCCCAGCAGCCACCATCGTCTGAAGCGCTCGCAGCGGCGTGGGATCCGTACATCTCGTATGCGATCGAACGCTTCGGCACGCAACGCTGCATGTTCGAGAGCAATTTCCCCGTCGATAAGGGCATGGTGTCCTACCGAGCGTTATGGAACGCCTTTAAACGGCTGACTCAAGGCGCCAGTGCTTCGGAAAAGCAGGACCTTTTCTTCTCGACAGCAGCGCGGATCTACAAGCTCGGCATTGAGCCGGAAGGAGAATTCTGA
- a CDS encoding SMP-30/gluconolactonase/LRE family protein: protein MMFFAPPPTIETEIFSRMPDRFRNPRKTRWADVNRSGMAIDSFLEGPCFDGHGNLYVTDIPFGRIFRITPGGEWELVSEYDGWPNGMKFRSEGKIYITDYKRGILQLDVATGAVSPVIEEYFSEGFKGVNDLVFAANGDLYFTDQGQSGLHSPTGRVFRLSTAGKLECVLSDIPSPNGIVIAKDMSYLLVAVTRAQQIWRAPLHEGIATKVGVFLQLHGGMGGPDGLALSEDGELFVAHTGFGSIWHVSRVAEPLHRIRSCAGISTTNMAFDPKDRHVIYITESQTGSILRARLPVRGEELCMGAVVS from the coding sequence CTGATGTTTTTCGCACCGCCGCCGACGATAGAGACGGAAATCTTTTCCCGCATGCCGGACCGCTTCCGGAACCCTCGTAAAACCCGCTGGGCGGACGTAAACCGCTCCGGTATGGCGATCGATTCGTTCCTCGAAGGCCCTTGTTTCGACGGTCACGGCAACCTCTATGTTACCGACATTCCATTTGGGCGGATATTCCGAATCACACCCGGCGGAGAGTGGGAGCTTGTCAGCGAATATGACGGCTGGCCGAATGGGATGAAGTTCCGCAGCGAAGGCAAAATCTACATCACCGATTACAAACGCGGGATCCTGCAGCTTGACGTGGCTACCGGAGCGGTTTCGCCGGTGATCGAAGAATACTTCTCCGAAGGCTTCAAGGGGGTCAACGACCTCGTCTTTGCCGCCAATGGTGATCTCTATTTCACCGACCAGGGGCAAAGCGGACTTCACTCGCCGACCGGCCGGGTGTTTCGTTTGTCTACGGCAGGGAAGCTCGAATGCGTCTTGTCTGACATTCCCAGTCCCAACGGGATCGTCATCGCCAAAGACATGAGTTATCTCCTCGTCGCAGTGACCCGCGCGCAGCAGATCTGGCGGGCGCCGCTCCACGAGGGGATTGCAACCAAGGTGGGGGTGTTCCTTCAGTTGCACGGGGGCATGGGCGGGCCTGACGGCCTGGCGCTGTCGGAGGATGGGGAGCTTTTCGTTGCCCATACGGGCTTTGGCTCGATATGGCATGTATCGCGTGTGGCAGAACCCCTGCACCGCATCCGGTCATGCGCTGGTATTTCGACAACCAACATGGCCTTCGATCCAAAGGACCGGCACGTGATCTACATCACCGAATCTCAGACCGGCAGTATCTTGCGCGCGAGGTTGCCTGTGCGAGGGGAGGAATTGTGCATGGGTGCGGTTGTAAGCTAA
- a CDS encoding IclR family transcriptional regulator, with protein sequence MDDDYEQGLPRVKGVASADRLLTVLSAFRRGDDALELTQLAERTGLVKSTIMRLCVSLQSFGFIERMRDGRYRLGTEIARLGSVYLQSYALESEVMPVLERLVSISGETASFYIRRGDQRLCLFRHDSPSPLRMHVRPGDLRPMDASSIAQVLRMFEAGQTESPKDIELPIYSNGVTDPHVASMAAPVFGAGQRLLGALAITGPASRLTADKAAEVAQQLSSFAEGLTKSLGGEF encoded by the coding sequence ATGGACGACGATTACGAGCAAGGTTTACCTCGGGTGAAAGGCGTGGCTTCCGCCGATCGGCTCCTTACCGTGCTGTCGGCGTTCCGTAGAGGTGACGATGCCCTTGAACTGACACAACTCGCGGAACGGACTGGCCTCGTCAAAAGCACGATCATGCGCTTGTGCGTTTCGCTTCAAAGTTTCGGTTTCATTGAGCGGATGCGGGACGGCCGGTATCGTTTGGGAACGGAAATTGCCAGACTTGGCTCCGTATACCTTCAATCCTATGCGCTTGAATCCGAAGTGATGCCGGTTCTGGAACGGCTTGTCTCCATCTCGGGCGAGACCGCCTCGTTCTATATCCGGCGCGGCGATCAGCGCCTTTGCCTGTTCCGCCACGACTCGCCGTCGCCGCTACGCATGCATGTGCGACCAGGTGATCTCAGACCCATGGATGCGTCTTCGATCGCGCAGGTTCTGCGCATGTTCGAGGCGGGCCAGACGGAGAGTCCCAAGGATATTGAGCTGCCCATCTATTCCAACGGGGTGACGGACCCTCACGTCGCTTCGATGGCCGCTCCTGTGTTTGGGGCTGGTCAACGCCTCCTGGGCGCGCTCGCGATCACCGGTCCCGCATCGCGGCTCACAGCTGATAAGGCTGCGGAGGTTGCTCAGCAGTTGAGCAGCTTTGCCGAAGGCCTGACGAAATCACTGGGTGGCGAATTTTAA
- a CDS encoding ABC transporter substrate-binding protein, whose amino-acid sequence MINFTRRQSLAFAGIGLLVASGGPMVARSQEKKTIKVATQYGTSHLATTVAEKLSLFEKHAQSNGIAGTEFQIQRVSGSTVINDGIFSGSLDIGAYGSTALIAAWAKTKGSYDLKGIAGCNEAVLTLYTNDPSIKSIQDIKPTDRIAVTGTTSPQAIMLQMAAEKEFGKGEAKRFDKQMVQLPHPDATTALISGNGVTLYFASPPFISTLEASKKCFKVTDGRDIMGGPYSGALYASTQKFAEANPEVLTAFVGALKEAMDLIQIDPRQAGEIYRAAEKTSLSAAQVEEAIRGQVFTTEPRGMQRFADFLAGTGAIKQAPASWRDMFFEPVSKGNGS is encoded by the coding sequence ATGATCAATTTCACAAGACGTCAGTCTTTGGCCTTTGCCGGGATTGGTCTTCTCGTAGCGTCCGGAGGGCCTATGGTGGCCCGGTCGCAAGAGAAGAAGACCATCAAGGTTGCCACACAGTACGGTACAAGCCATCTGGCAACGACTGTCGCGGAAAAGCTTTCGCTCTTCGAAAAGCACGCACAGAGCAATGGTATTGCCGGAACCGAATTTCAGATTCAGCGTGTCAGTGGCTCGACGGTCATCAATGACGGCATTTTCAGCGGCAGCCTTGATATTGGCGCCTATGGCTCAACTGCCCTGATCGCCGCCTGGGCCAAGACCAAGGGCTCCTACGACCTCAAGGGGATCGCGGGATGCAACGAAGCGGTTTTGACGCTGTATACCAACGATCCGTCGATCAAGTCGATCCAGGACATCAAGCCCACGGACCGTATCGCGGTGACTGGTACGACGTCGCCGCAGGCGATCATGTTGCAAATGGCGGCAGAGAAAGAATTCGGCAAGGGCGAGGCCAAACGCTTTGATAAGCAGATGGTCCAGTTGCCGCACCCCGACGCCACGACCGCACTGATATCCGGCAACGGAGTGACCCTCTACTTCGCCTCGCCGCCGTTCATCAGCACGCTTGAGGCATCGAAGAAATGCTTCAAAGTCACCGACGGTCGCGACATCATGGGAGGGCCTTACTCCGGCGCGCTCTATGCTTCGACCCAAAAATTCGCTGAGGCCAACCCGGAAGTGCTGACAGCATTTGTCGGTGCGCTGAAGGAAGCGATGGACCTGATCCAGATCGATCCCCGACAAGCTGGCGAAATCTATAGGGCTGCCGAAAAGACGAGTCTGTCAGCAGCCCAGGTTGAAGAGGCCATCCGCGGTCAGGTCTTCACCACCGAGCCACGCGGGATGCAGAGGTTTGCGGACTTCCTCGCCGGGACCGGCGCGATCAAGCAGGCGCCCGCCAGCTGGCGCGATATGTTCTTCGAGCCTGTCAGTAAGGGGAATGGCAGCTAA
- a CDS encoding ABC transporter ATP-binding protein, with product MDTSSPLLSVNGVTLQYKTGAAILTATYKVSFNVQKDDRFILLGPSGCGKSTLLKSVAGFLAPVEGDIKLAGKPVKGPGPDRMMVFQEFDQLMPWMTVIDNVMFPMRRAGRFPKNEIRDRARRVIDKVGLSKFENSYPHMLSGGMKQRVAIARALAMEPAMLLMDEPFAALDALTRRRMQEELLELWDDVRFTLLFVTHSIEEAIIVGSRILVLSPHPGQVRAELDATAYGHQHQGDADFMAFNRKINQMLFGDQEVAHD from the coding sequence ATGGACACATCCTCCCCATTGCTCTCGGTCAACGGTGTTACGCTCCAGTACAAGACCGGTGCAGCCATTCTCACCGCGACCTACAAGGTCAGCTTCAACGTTCAAAAGGATGACCGTTTCATCCTGCTGGGCCCGTCTGGCTGTGGAAAGTCGACACTGTTGAAGAGCGTTGCCGGATTCCTGGCGCCGGTCGAGGGCGACATCAAGCTTGCAGGCAAGCCGGTTAAAGGACCGGGACCCGATCGCATGATGGTGTTTCAGGAGTTCGATCAACTTATGCCGTGGATGACGGTGATCGACAACGTCATGTTCCCGATGCGCCGGGCCGGACGCTTCCCGAAAAACGAGATCCGCGACCGGGCGAGGCGGGTGATCGACAAGGTGGGACTGTCGAAATTCGAGAATTCCTATCCCCACATGTTATCCGGCGGCATGAAGCAGCGCGTGGCAATTGCACGTGCTCTGGCAATGGAGCCGGCGATGCTTCTGATGGACGAACCCTTCGCCGCTCTCGATGCCCTGACGCGCCGCCGTATGCAGGAAGAGCTTCTGGAGTTGTGGGACGACGTGCGTTTCACGCTGCTCTTCGTGACGCACTCGATCGAAGAGGCAATCATCGTCGGCTCGCGCATTCTTGTGCTCTCGCCGCATCCCGGCCAGGTTCGCGCGGAACTGGACGCGACCGCTTATGGGCATCAGCACCAGGGCGATGCGGATTTCATGGCCTTCAATCGAAAGATCAACCAGATGCTTTTCGGCGATCAGGAGGTTGCTCATGACTAA
- a CDS encoding ABC transporter permease, translating into MTKVLTAPASLPARPDLEYKTLDIAQIGSIKQDVGFWEGLFNITGFRRALVLIGLCIIWEAYARYLGNPLMFPSFSETITTLWADIVSGRLPSAAITSLQVLVTGYATAIALAAVMTTLAISTRFGTDLLATLTAMFNPLPAIAVLPLALLWFGLGTSSIVFVIVHSVLWAVSLNTFTGFLSVSQTQKMAGRNYGLGGLRMVFFILIPAAFPSILSGLKIGWAFAWRTLIAAELVFGVSGNAAGLGWYIFEARNALETSGVFAGLLTVIVIGLVVEGLVFRTIELLTVRKWGTQNG; encoded by the coding sequence ATGACTAAGGTTCTCACGGCTCCGGCGAGCCTGCCAGCCAGACCCGATCTCGAATATAAGACCCTCGATATCGCGCAGATCGGTAGCATCAAGCAGGATGTCGGCTTTTGGGAAGGCCTGTTCAACATCACCGGATTTCGTCGTGCGCTGGTTCTGATCGGGCTGTGCATCATCTGGGAGGCTTACGCCCGTTATCTCGGCAATCCGCTGATGTTTCCGTCTTTTAGCGAGACCATCACGACGCTCTGGGCCGACATCGTTTCCGGGCGGCTGCCTTCAGCGGCAATAACATCCCTCCAGGTTCTTGTAACCGGCTATGCGACCGCGATTGCTCTTGCAGCAGTGATGACAACACTTGCAATCTCGACCCGTTTCGGGACCGATCTGCTGGCGACGCTGACGGCAATGTTTAACCCGCTGCCCGCCATCGCGGTTCTTCCGCTCGCACTTCTGTGGTTTGGCCTCGGGACCAGCAGTATTGTCTTCGTGATCGTCCACTCCGTCCTTTGGGCGGTATCGCTCAACACGTTTACGGGTTTTCTTTCCGTCAGCCAGACTCAGAAGATGGCCGGCCGGAACTACGGCCTCGGCGGGCTGCGGATGGTGTTTTTCATCCTCATTCCTGCAGCCTTCCCGTCGATCCTGTCCGGTTTGAAGATTGGCTGGGCGTTCGCTTGGCGCACCCTGATCGCCGCCGAACTTGTCTTCGGTGTTTCAGGAAATGCTGCTGGCCTTGGCTGGTACATTTTCGAAGCTCGGAATGCACTCGAAACCTCCGGCGTGTTTGCCGGCCTGCTGACCGTCATCGTCATTGGCCTCGTGGTTGAAGGACTTGTCTTCCGTACGATCGAGCTTTTGACGGTTCGCAAATGGGGCACTCAGAACGGCTAA